Proteins from one Candidatus Nitrospira nitrificans genomic window:
- a CDS encoding ABC transporter ATP-binding protein has protein sequence MRSATNIEIPVIDVSRVATKFGQAVVHEDVSLSIHRGEIFAIAGGNGCGKTTLLREIIGLITPSAGTIRILGVDSRQLEEGNGRPIHRRFGVMFQHGALFSSFTLAENVAVPLREHTTLSEALIRDIVAAKIAMVGLPPESAEKYPNELSGGMRRRAALARAIVMDPELLFLDEPTAGLDPIIAAGFDDLVLSLKSLLGLTVVMVTHDLDSLWRIANRVAVLGCGKVLGIGTMQELSRSDDPIIREYFRGPRGRAASEQAAWNHERRET, from the coding sequence ATGCGGTCGGCTACGAACATTGAGATACCGGTGATCGACGTGAGCCGCGTCGCGACAAAGTTCGGACAGGCCGTCGTGCATGAGGACGTCAGTCTGTCTATTCACCGGGGGGAAATTTTCGCGATTGCCGGCGGCAATGGGTGCGGCAAGACCACGTTATTACGAGAGATCATCGGCCTGATCACGCCCTCGGCCGGAACGATCCGAATCCTTGGGGTAGACAGTCGGCAGCTCGAAGAAGGCAACGGCCGACCGATTCATCGCCGGTTCGGGGTGATGTTCCAGCATGGCGCGTTGTTCAGCTCGTTCACCCTGGCGGAGAATGTCGCCGTGCCGCTGCGCGAGCATACGACCCTGAGCGAGGCACTGATCCGTGATATTGTCGCCGCCAAGATTGCCATGGTGGGGTTGCCGCCGGAGAGTGCCGAGAAGTATCCCAATGAACTCAGCGGAGGTATGCGAAGACGAGCTGCGCTCGCCCGAGCGATTGTGATGGATCCGGAATTGTTGTTTCTCGACGAGCCGACCGCCGGGCTCGACCCGATCATCGCCGCAGGATTCGACGATCTCGTGCTCTCATTGAAAAGCCTTTTGGGGCTGACGGTGGTGATGGTGACACATGATCTGGATTCACTGTGGCGGATCGCCAATCGCGTGGCAGTGCTCGGGTGTGGAAAGGTTTTGGGTATCGGAACCATGCAGGAGTTGTCCCGATCAGACGATCCCATTATCCGTGAATACTTCCGTGGCCCACGTGGAAGGGCGGCAAGCGAACAGGCGGCGTGGAACCATGAAAG